The Arachis hypogaea cultivar Tifrunner chromosome 16, arahy.Tifrunner.gnm2.J5K5, whole genome shotgun sequence genome contains a region encoding:
- the LOC112758306 gene encoding uncharacterized protein isoform X2: protein MDWSFVHKTWDKWASSNVGHSGHPLKAALLINYDPTGPSRLLSTIAEQEGIKANPMELTHFLDFIKRNQLQSETFIIASNEYLVTSIHENWFSGRCINTSKPAGEGMKGPLVRHLVLWRLLIS from the exons atggattgGAGTTTTGTGCATAAAACGTGGGATAAGTGGGCTTCCTCTAACGTTGGTCATTCTG GTCACCCTTTGAAAGCTGCTTTGTTGATTAATTATGACCCAACTGGACCCTCTCGCTTGTTATCTACCAT TGCTGAACAGGAAGGAATCAAAGCCAATCCCATGGAATTGACTCACTTTCTAGACTTCATCAAGCGCAATCAACTCCAATCAGAAACCTTCATTATTGCCTCCAATGAGT ACTTGGTGACCTCAATTCACGAGAATTGGTTTAGTGGAAGGTGCATAAACACATCAAAGCCTGCTGGTGAAG GTATGAAGGGTCCATTGGTCCGGCATCTCGTGCTATGGCGGCTGCTGATCAGTTAA
- the LOC112758306 gene encoding uncharacterized protein isoform X1 yields MDWSFVHKTWDKWASSNVGHSGHPLKAALLINYDPTGPSRLLSTIAEQEGIKANPMELTHFLDFIKRNQLQSETFIIASNEYLVTSIHENWFSGRCINTSKPAGEGAIVIQTAAYILVALYEGSIGPASRAMAAADQLTWQLGRKNL; encoded by the exons atggattgGAGTTTTGTGCATAAAACGTGGGATAAGTGGGCTTCCTCTAACGTTGGTCATTCTG GTCACCCTTTGAAAGCTGCTTTGTTGATTAATTATGACCCAACTGGACCCTCTCGCTTGTTATCTACCAT TGCTGAACAGGAAGGAATCAAAGCCAATCCCATGGAATTGACTCACTTTCTAGACTTCATCAAGCGCAATCAACTCCAATCAGAAACCTTCATTATTGCCTCCAATGAGT ACTTGGTGACCTCAATTCACGAGAATTGGTTTAGTGGAAGGTGCATAAACACATCAAAGCCTGCTGGTGAAGGTGCAATTGTTATTCAAACGGCAGCATATATCTTAGTTGCTTT GTATGAAGGGTCCATTGGTCCGGCATCTCGTGCTATGGCGGCTGCTGATCAGTTAACTTGGCAATTAGGACGGAAAAATCTTTAG
- the LOC140180033 gene encoding uncharacterized protein, with translation MVVMSFLQRYIFHRFGVPRTLIKDGGSHLYNKQLDSLLQKYGVRHKVATPYYPQISGQVEVSNRELKRILEKTISASRKDWARKLDDTLWAYQMAFKTPFGMFPYQLVYGKSCHFPMELENRAYWATKFLNFDAKVAGETRLLQLNELDEFRNSTYKNAKLYKEKTKVQHDKRIATRTFEPGQKVLLFNSKLNNFPGKVKSWWLGPFVVTRVSSYDHVELQEENSDRRLTVNGQRLKHYLGSEVDR, from the coding sequence ATGGTggtgatgagctttcttcagagatatatcttccACCgttttggtgtcccaaggacactaatCAAGGATGGGGGCAGCCACTTATACAACAaacagctggactctcttcttcagaaatatggagtccgtcataaggtAGCTACCCCCTATTATCCTCAGATAAGTGGACAGGTTgaggtctctaatagagaactcaaGAGAATTCTGGAGAAGACCATTAgtgcttcaaggaaggactgggctaggaagcttgatgatactCTCTGGGCATACCAGATGGCTTTCAAGACTCCTTTTGGCATGTTTCCATATCAGTTAGTCTATGGCAAATCCTGTCACTTTCCAATGGAGTTGGAAAACAGAGCTTACTGGGCAACAAagttcctgaactttgatgccaaagttGCAGGAGAGACGCGGCTCCTCCAACtcaatgagcttgatgaatttagAAACTCAACATATAAAAATGCCAAACTCTATAAGGAGAAGACAAAGGTGCAGCATGATAAAAGGATAGCCACCAGAACATTTGAGCCAGGCCAGAAAGTCTTACTGTTTAATTCAAAGCTCAATAACTTTCCTGGAAAGGTGAAATCCTGGTGGTTAGGACCATTTGTGGTAACTAGAGTATCTTCTTATGATCATGTGGAACTCCAAGAAGAAAACTCTGACAGGAGGTTAACTGTCAATGGCCAGAGGCTAAAACACTATCTTGGAAGTGAAGTTGATCGCTAG